In Tachysurus vachellii isolate PV-2020 chromosome 10, HZAU_Pvac_v1, whole genome shotgun sequence, the following proteins share a genomic window:
- the myct1b gene encoding myc target protein 1 homolog isoform X1: MAANENDTILEILKTFDFEELILAFCLSMLIGLLIGILIFILLTWISRQRASVRISTRRNPSSEDAGFHNPHSQLGSYRSNGFNLNSDSTRAVINLKRQTSVDPNEILGRSPSFQASTFRPPRKKCSDEKEDENQSALLPDTIGTDSVKDPYNMGQSESFWLGKGSLRGFLPTQTPPPAYDSVIHIFQETYT, translated from the exons ATGGCTGCAAATGAAAACGATACCATTTTGGAGATACTAAAAACTTTCGATTTTG AGGAGCTGATCCTGGCTTTCTGCTTATCAATGCTCATTGGTCTGCTGATTGGAATTCTAATTTTTATCCTCCTAACATGGATCTCCAGACAGAGAGCTTCAGTAAGGATTAGCACACGTCGTAATCCATCATCAGAAGATGCTGGATTTCACAATCCCCATAGCCAGCTGGGCAGCTACAGGAGCAATGGTTTCAATCTAAACAGTGACAGCACAAGAGCCGTGATAAACCTAAAGAGACAGACTTCTGTTGATCCTAATGAAATCCTGGGACGCAGCCCCAGCTTTCAAGCATCCACCTTTCGGCCACCGAGGAAAAAGTGTAGTGATGAAAAAGAAGACGAGAATCAAAGTGCTTTGCTTCCTGACACCATTGGTACTGACTCTGTGAAAGATCCTTATAATATGggccaatcagaatcatttTGGTTAGGAAAAGGCAGTCTGAGAGGCTTCCTTCCAACACAGACTCCTCCACCTGCATATGACAGCGTTATTCATATCTTTCAAGAAACTTACACCTGA
- the myct1b gene encoding myc target protein 1 homolog isoform X2, translating into MFVYSEELILAFCLSMLIGLLIGILIFILLTWISRQRASVRISTRRNPSSEDAGFHNPHSQLGSYRSNGFNLNSDSTRAVINLKRQTSVDPNEILGRSPSFQASTFRPPRKKCSDEKEDENQSALLPDTIGTDSVKDPYNMGQSESFWLGKGSLRGFLPTQTPPPAYDSVIHIFQETYT; encoded by the coding sequence ATGTTTGTTTACTCAGAGGAGCTGATCCTGGCTTTCTGCTTATCAATGCTCATTGGTCTGCTGATTGGAATTCTAATTTTTATCCTCCTAACATGGATCTCCAGACAGAGAGCTTCAGTAAGGATTAGCACACGTCGTAATCCATCATCAGAAGATGCTGGATTTCACAATCCCCATAGCCAGCTGGGCAGCTACAGGAGCAATGGTTTCAATCTAAACAGTGACAGCACAAGAGCCGTGATAAACCTAAAGAGACAGACTTCTGTTGATCCTAATGAAATCCTGGGACGCAGCCCCAGCTTTCAAGCATCCACCTTTCGGCCACCGAGGAAAAAGTGTAGTGATGAAAAAGAAGACGAGAATCAAAGTGCTTTGCTTCCTGACACCATTGGTACTGACTCTGTGAAAGATCCTTATAATATGggccaatcagaatcatttTGGTTAGGAAAAGGCAGTCTGAGAGGCTTCCTTCCAACACAGACTCCTCCACCTGCATATGACAGCGTTATTCATATCTTTCAAGAAACTTACACCTGA
- the tulp4b gene encoding tubby-related protein 4 has product MSRDYEEPGNSVGMLAAVEHGPVLCSDSNILCLSWKGRVPKSEKEKPVCRRRYYEEGWLATGNARGVVGVTFTSSHCRRDRSTPQRINFNLRGHNSEVVLVRWNEPFQKLATCDMEGGIFVWIQYEGRWSVELVNDRGAQVSDFTWSHDGTQALIAYRDGFVLVGSVSGQRHWSSEINLESQITCGIWTPDDQQVLFGTADGQVIVMDCHGRMLAHVLLHESDGIVGMSWNCPDFLVEDSSESDTDSDDNAPSQARNVKPLLTVSFISGDISLMNNYDDLSPNIIHSGLKDVEVQWCSQGDLLAVAGMERHGLPSDSACSSMMRNALVKFYNVQGEHIYTLETPAQRPITTICWGHRDSRLFLACGPALYVVRVEHRVASLQLLCQQGIASALREERDVSKLNMPSLLCSYVTSAFIPTIKPPIPDPNNIRDFVSYPTAGNERLHCTMKRAEENPEAGGPCYTLYLEHLGGLVPILKGRRISKLRPEFVIMDPKMDSKTDEVCVNGMLSYMTDSCNCSDSSDIELSDEWVERKSPKLSRGNRSPKLPRINMESRKSPKLAQTSQELSRSPRLPKKATIRSPSLTRREFPVDAISEHNYLAQVTSNIWGTKFKIVGLASFLPANLGAVIYKTSLLHLQPRQMTIYLPEVRKISLDFMSLPVFNPNVFSEDEDDLPVMGPSGVSGDNPPCTVNIPIAPIHSPAQAMSPTQSIGLVQSLLANQNIQLDVLTNPTATAAAAAAAAAKAAVPDHSADNVTAQYTVPARYSSPGQVIFSGLEMGNLGLNGTLPPPPHHLPPQPHQPQRQQQQQQEDHHQASKHQQQSQTQQQHLKLQQHQQTQQQHQQPMQHHQQHLQHQQQMQTQHHQQIQQHIQQQHQQQLQQHHQIQQQQLQQHHQQLQQHQLQQQQQHHQQLQQQQLQQQQLQQQQLQQQQLQQQQLQQQIHQQQVQHHHQQMQQQQHQMHIQHEQMQQQQQQIRQQIQEMRQQQQQLQQQHQQMQQQQQQMQRQHQQMQQQLKMQISLPPPPSGYATISMHQLQMMPAISHPDQPSERAEQTHTLKVPSRPQSFIENDNSLEIQMRKMNPPPPYPGTVVSAAVAGPPVQPGLIGNSENNNTLSADPCLSKDEFSLHPVSIQYPTPLGYERITTFDSSGNVEEVCRPRRRLIRNQNAYGLQGMGSSATLKITSSENKKVQLPYSSATLSRLSVPRYSIPSGDPPPYPDPANQINVNRSPTQRIDSSLIHATLRRDRRENSLKVPQMVDTSRTLPSKSKVNSALALSYQPRIPTALYTCTQCSSNSSSTSVSVSGGGSNSSGIAGGTVVRQDFPPGKGAQHSTIIVHSKSASTLASQSSYNLLSPVDNSRDRTVYINSAFTEDETLNQQCHLEKSMRHLALGDVGLTVKRPPPYQWESPPSDQIWMSQDQNMLTSPPGPHKPPHLLLSQAQHLDITRLPFVLSTKPPSSHSSMTLPSTYQLSLSPFPPGVGHSGPQFQSLQSTPQPCIPSDMVTSIPFSQQDPALVLPPGYANNMASLPCCPLPPMYPGASSCTNLQLHQMTLHPWSTYSACPPMQDHSATLPSKMHQSLEKPILSPPPPPPPPPPPPPPPPPLPPPPPPAELMAHQSTSEVLADSGDSFQEQSSLNESPVQQGSDRFSKKSRKRLDSRAEEAGMSTVSESKSKKEGRTLADFNSLIASPRLGGREKKKPKGQKEQLNKAKKLSRTTNEFQDSSESEPELFISGDELMNQSQSSKKGWKSKRSLRTANELEEIKCRKANEREDRSLGSQGFVYVMANKQPLWNEATQVYQLDFGGRVTQESAKNFQIELDGRQVMQFGRIDGNAYILDFQYPFSAVQAFAVALANVTQRLK; this is encoded by the exons ATGTCCAGGGACTATGAAGAG CCTGGCAATTCAGTAGGGATGTTGGCAGCAGTGGAACATGGTCCTGTCCTCTGCAGTGACTCCAACATCCTCTGCCTCTCATGGAAAGGAAGGGTTCCCAAAAGTGAGAAGGAAAAGCCAGTGTGCAGAAGACGCTACTATGAGGAAGGTTGGCTGGCCACTGGAAATGCTAGGGGTGTTGTTGGAGTGACTTTCACTTCCAGTCACTGCAGGAGGGACAGGAGTACTCCGCAGAgaattaatttcaatttaagAGGCCACAACAGTGAG GTTGTCCTTGTCCGCTGGAATGAGCCGTTTCAAAAGCTTGCTACATGTGACATGGAAGGGGGGATATTTGTGTGGATACAGTATGAGGGGCGATGGTCTGTGGAGCTGGTTAATGATCGGGGGGCTCAG GTAAGTGACTTTACCTGGTCCCATGATGGAACTCAGGCCCTGATTGCTTACAGAGATGGATTTGTCTTGGTGGGCTCAGTTAGTGGCCAGAGGCACTGGTCATCTGAGATCAACCTTGAGAGCCAAATCACCTGTGGAATATGGACCCCTGATGACCAACAG GTGTTGTTTGGAACAGCAGATGGGCAAGTAATTGTAATGGACTGTCATGGTCGGATGCTTGCTCATGTTCTATTACATGAGTCAGATGGCATTGTGGGCATGTCCTGGAACTGCCCTGATTTCTTGGTGGAAGACAGCAGTGAGAGTGATACAGATTCTGATGACAACGCCCCAAGTCAAG CACGTAATGTGAAGCCCCTTCTCACAGTAAGCTTCATATCTGGAGACATAAGTCTGATGAACAACTACGATGACCTTTCACCTAATATTATCCACTCAGGACTAAAAG ATGTGGAGGTGCAGTGGTGCTCTCAGGGAGACTTATTAGCTGTAGCTGGAATGGAGAGACATGGGCTGCCATCTGACTCAGCCTGTTCCTCCATGATGAGAAATGCTCTAGTCAAGTTCTACAATGTCCAAGGAGAACATATATATACTTTGGAAACACCTGCACAG CGGCCCATCACAACTATATGCTGGGGCCACAGGGACTCACGGTTGTTTCTGGCTTGTGGGCCAGCACTGTATGTTGTAAGGGTTGAGCACAGAGTGGCCAGCCTCCAGCTGCTGTGCCAGCAGGGCATAGCCAGTGCCctaagagaggagagagatgtaAGCAAACTGAATATGCCATCTCTCCTCTGTTCCTACGTCACCAGTGCATTCATCCCAACCATCAAG CCTCCTATTCCTGATCCAAACAACATTCGTGACTTTGTTAGCTACCCCACAGCTGGAAATGAGAGATTGCATTGTACAATGAAGCGTGCTGAAGAGAATCCAGAGGCTGGAGGGCCATGCTATACCCTCTATTTAGAGCACTTGGGAGGTCTGGTGCCTATCCTTAAAGGCCGTCGTATCAGCAAACTGCGTCCAGAGTTTGTTATAATGGACCCCAAAATGGACAGTAAGACAG ATGAGGTCTGCGTAAATGGTATGTTATCCTACATGACTGACAGCTGCAACTGCTCTGACTCTAGTGACATCGAATTAAGTGATGAATGGGTCGAAAGGAAATCACCTAAACTTTCTAGAGGAAACAGGTCCCCCAAACTTCCAAG AATCAATATGGAATCAAGAAAGTCTCCCAAACTTGCCCAAACATCCCAAGAATTGTCCAGGTCTCCACGATTACCAAAGAAAGCTACTATACGGTCTCCAAGTCTCACTCGAAGGGAGTTTCCAGTGGATGCAATAAGTGAG CATAATTatctggctcaagtcacctctAACATTTGGGGTACAAAGTTTAAGATTGTTGGACTTGCTTCTTTTTTGCCAGCAAATTTAGGAGCAG TAATCTACAAAACCAGTTTGTTACACTTACAACCACGTCAGATGACAATCTATCTACCAGAGGTCCGTAAGATTTCCCTAGACTTCATGAGCCTACCGGTCTTCAATCCCAATGTGTTTAGCGAAGATGAAGATGATTTACCAG tcatggGCCCTTCAGGGGTGTCGGGTGATAATCCTCCCTGCACAGTAAATATTCCCATTGCTCCAATACATAGTCCTGCTCAAGCCATGTCACCCACACAGAGCATAGGTCTTGTACAGTCTCTCTTGGCAAATCAGAATATTCAGCTTGATGTCCTGACCAATCCCACTGCCAcagcagctgctgctgctgcagccGCAGCAAAGGCAGCAGTTCCTGATCATAGTGCAGACAATGTGACAGCACAGTACACTGTGCCAGCAAGATACTCTAGTCCTGGACAGGTTATCTTTAGTGGTCTTGAAATGGGTAACCTGGGTTTGAATGGAACACTTCCACCACCGCCACATCATTTGCCACCACAACCTCATCAGCCACAACGtcagcagcaacagcaacaaGAAGATCATCATCAAGCATCAAAACATCAGCAGcagtcacaaacacaacagcagCATCTGAAGTTACAACAACACCAGCAAACACAGCAACAGCACCAACAACCAATGCAACATCATCAACAGCATCTGCAGCACCAACAACAAATGCAAACTCAGCATCATCAACAAATTCAACAGCACATACAACAGCAGCACCAACAGCAACTGCAACAGCATCATcaaatacagcaacaacaacTACAGCAACATCATCAGCAACTGCAACAGCATCAActgcaacagcagcagcaacatcaTCAGCAACTGCAACAGCAGCAActgcaacagcagcagctgcaacagcagcagctgcaACAGCAGCAACTGCAACAGCAGCAATTACAACAGCAAATACATCAGCAACAAGTCCAACACCACCATCAGCAAatgcaacagcagcagcatcagATGCATATCCAACACGAGcaaatgcagcagcagcagcaacaaattCGTCAACAGATTCAAGAAATGagacagcagcaacaacagcttCAGCAACAGCATCAACAAatgcagcagcaacaacaacagatgCAAAGACAGCATCAACAAATGCAGCAACAGCTCAAGATGCAAATATCTCTACCACCTCCACCTTCAGGGTACGCCACTATTTCCATGCATCAGCTCCAGATGATGCCTGCAATTTCTCACCCAGACCAACCATCAGAAAGagcagagcaaacacacactctgaaagTCCCTTCTAGACCACAGTCATTTATTGAAAATGACAACTCTCTTGAAATTCAAATGCGTAAAATGAATCCTCCACCGCCATACCCTGGCACAGTGGTATCTGCAGCTGTAGCAGGGCCCCCTGTCCAGCCAGGTCTAATTGGTAACAGTGagaacaataacacactgtcaGCAGACCCATGCCTATCTAAAGATGAGTTCTCTCTTCACCCAGTGAGCATCCAGTACCCAACACCTCTTGGATATGAAAGGATAACAACTTTTGACAGCAGTGGAAATGTAGAGGAGGTGTGTCGCCCACGGAGACGTCTTATACGAAACCAGAATGCCTATGGCTTGCAAGGAATGGGCAGTTCGGCTACATTGAAAATTACCTCCTCTGAAAATAAGAAGGTCCAGCTTCCTTATAGCTCAGCCACTCTCAGTCGCCTTTCAGTGCCTCGATATTCCATACCAAGTGGAGATCCTCCACCATACCCAGACCCTGCTAATCAGATTAATGTAAATAGGAGTCCAACACAAAGGATCGACAGTAGTCTGATCCATGCTACTCTGCGACGGGATCGCAGAGAAAATTCTCTGAAGGTTCCTCAAATGGTGGATACATCGAGAACTCTACCAAGCAAATCTAAAGTTAATAGTGCCCTTGCACTTTCTTACCAGCCCAGGATCCCCACAGCTTTGTACACTTGCACTCAGTGCAGCAGTAACAGCAGCAGCACAAGTGTAAGTGTCAGTGGTGGTGGAAGTAACAGCAGTGGCATTGCAGGGGGGACTGTAGTGCGGCAAGATTTTCCCCCTGGCAAAGGGGCACAACACAGTACCATAATTGTGCACTCTAAAAGTGCTTCAACTCTGGCTTCACAGTCTTCTTATAACCTACTGAGCCCAGTTGATAATAGTCGAGACAGGACAGTGTACATCAACTCTGCCTTTACTGAAGACGAGACTCTAAACCAGCAGTGCCACTTGGAAAAATCAATGCGCCATTTAGCTCTCGGAGATGTTGGTTTAACAGTGAAGCGGCCACCACCTTACCAGTGGGAATCTCCTCCTTCAGATCAAATATGGATGTCCCAGGATCAAAATATGCTGACTAGCCCACCAGGACCTCACAAACCACCCCATCTTTTACTCAGCCAAGCACAGCACTTAGACATAACTCGACTGCCGTTTGTCCTCTCAACAAAACCTCCCTCTAGTCACAGTTCTATGACCCTGCCGTCAACTTATCAGCTTTCCCTTTCACCTTTTCCCCCTGGTGTGGGCCACAGTGGTCCTCAGTTTCAGTCACTGCAAAGTACTCCACAGCCATGCATCCCCAGTGACATGGTAACATCAATTCCATTTAGCCAACAAGATCCAGCTCTTGTTTTGCCCCCTGGATATGCAAATAATATGGCCAGTCTGCCCTGTTGCCCACTCCCCCCCATGTATCCTGGAGCCAGTTCATGCACCAACCTTCAGCTTCATCAAATGACCTTACATCCATGGAGCACATACAGTGCTTGCCCTCCTATGCAGGACCACTCAGCAACTCTACCAAGTAAAATGCATCAGAGTCTGGAGAAGCCCATTCTCtcacctccaccacctccacctcctcctccaccaccaccaccccctcctcctcctctccctcctcctcctcctccagctgaACTTATGGCTCACCAAAGCACCTCAGAGGTTTTAGCTGACTCCGGTGACAGTTTTCAGGAACAGTCCTCACTTAATGAGAGTCCGGTACAACAGGGGTCAGACAGGTTCAGCAAAAAAAGTCGCAAAAGACTCGACAGCAGGGCAGAGGAGGCTGGCATGTCTACTGTTTCTGAGAGTAAATCCAAAAAGGAAGGCCGCACTCTGGCCGATTTCAATTCTCTCATTGCTAGCCCAAGGCTTGGtggcagagagaaaaagaagcctAAAGGACAAAAGGAGCAACTGAACAAGGCCAAAAAGCTGAGCAGGACCACAAATGAGTTCCAAGACAGCTCTGAAAGTGAACCTGAACTGTTCATTAGTGgtgatgaattaatgaatcaaAGCCAGAGCAGCAAGAAAGGTTGGAAGAGCAAACGCAGCCTGCGCACAGCAAATGAACTGGAGGAGATTAAGTGCCGCAAGGCAAATGAGAGAGAAGATCGGAGCCTTGGCAGTCAGGGCTTTGTTTATGTCATGGCGAACAAACAGCCATTGTGGAATGAAGCCACCCAAGTCTACCAGCTTGACTTTGGTGGAAGAGTTACACAGGAATCAGCCAAAAATTTTCAGATTGAGCTGGATGGGCGACAA GTAATGCAGTTTGGCAGAATCGATGGAAACGCATACATCCTGGATTTTCAGTATCCATTCTCAGCTGTGCAAGCATTTGCTGTCGCATTGGCCAATGTCACTCAGAGGCttaaataa
- the slc18b1 gene encoding MFS-type transporter SLC18B1 isoform X3, whose amino-acid sequence MSLSKMSRQQLFTLIAMASINFSSMICYSILGPFFPPEAERKGVSQAIIGLIFGCYAFFTLVGSLILGKYIVQIGAKCMIIAGLLISGLTTIVFGFLDRAPDGTIFIVLCFVIRSVNAVGFAGAVTSSFAVSAKVFPDNIATILGFIEIFTGLGLILGPPLGGWIYHAFGYEIPFIALGSVLFLTVPLIMWILPNFDGVASQGSFFKLCSRVKMMLICFVVFTLSSGIGFLDATLSIFAMEAFIRRWMMAIGGIATAIGFCLLGPIPVFHIENDLWLTVVMLVVIGFSLCMTCIPTFTEMLICAHENGFEDSLSTLGLVSGLFSAVWSAGMFFGPTIGGFMTQKLNFEWGAGFQGGITFIAAFLLLLFLIKEEMCKSRFWKISMAECIFYSGEKSPLLCSSSETSV is encoded by the exons ATGTCTCTCTCGAAGATGAGTCGACAACAGCTATTTACTTTAATTGCAATGGCATCCATAAACTTCAGCTCAATGATATGCTATTCAATATTAGGACCATTTTTCCCACCTGAA GCAGAGAGAAAAGGAGTAAGCCAAGCAATAATTGGGTTAATATTTGGATGCTATGCCTTCTTCACTTTGGTTGGATCACTGATTTTGGGGAAATAT ATTGTGCAAATCGGGGCTAAATGTATGATAATTGCAGGCCTGTTAATTTCAGGCTTAACTACTATAGTCTTTGG ATTTCTAGACAGAGCTCCTGATGGAACCATCTTCATAGTGCTCTGTTTTGTAATAAGGTCTGTTAATGCAGTGGGCTTCGCTGGTGCTGTAACATCCTCTTTTGCTGTATCGGCAAAAGTGTTTCCTGACAATATAGCAACAATACTG ggCTTTATTGAGATTTTTACAGGATTGGGACTCATACTGGGACCACCTTTGGGTGGATGGATATATCATGCATTTGGATATGAAATTCCATTCATTGCTTTGGGAAGTGTCCTGTTTTTGACTGTTCCCTTAATCATGTGGATTTTACCAAACTTTG atgGGGTTGCCTCACAGGGCTCCTTCTTCAAACTGTGCTCACGAGTGAAGATGATGCTCATTTGCTTTGTGGTGTTCACACTGAGCTCAGGAATCGGCTTTTTGGACGCAACTCTGTCAATATTTGCCATGGAAGCG TTCATCAGAAGGTGGATGATGGCAATAGGAGGAATAGCAACAGCAATTGGCTTTTGCTTACTTGGTCCCATTCCTGTCTTTCACATTGAGAA tgaTCTTTGGCTTACTGTTGTCATGCTGGTGGTCATCGGGTTTTCTCTGTGTATGACCTGCATCCCTACCTTCACTGAGATGCTCATCTGTGCACA tgaaaACGGATTTGAAGATAGCTTAAGCACGCTGGGTTTAGTGTCAGGACTGTTTTCAGCTGTGTGGTCAGCAGG GATGTTCTTCGGCCCTACTATTGGTGGATTTATGACCCAGAAACTGAATTTTGAATGGGGTGCAGGTTTTCAAGGAGGGATCACCTTTATTGCT GCATTTTTACTactgttatttttaatcaaagaaGAAATGTGCAAGTCAAg ATTTTGGAAAATCAGTATGGCTGAATGCATTTTCTACTCTGGAGAAAAATCCCCACTTCTCTGCTCATCTTCAGAAACATCTGTTTGA
- the slc18b1 gene encoding MFS-type transporter SLC18B1 isoform X1: MSLSKMSRQQLFTLIAMASINFSSMICYSILGPFFPPEAERKGVSQAIIGLIFGCYAFFTLVGSLILGKYIVQIGAKCMIIAGLLISGLTTIVFGFLDRAPDGTIFIVLCFVIRSVNAVGFAGAVTSSFAVSAKVFPDNIATILGFIEIFTGLGLILGPPLGGWIYHAFGYEIPFIALGSVLFLTVPLIMWILPNFDGVASQGSFFKLCSRVKMMLICFVVFTLSSGIGFLDATLSIFAMEAFGLSAESVGLLMVGVSLPYGAASPILGILSDKYPFIRRWMMAIGGIATAIGFCLLGPIPVFHIENDLWLTVVMLVVIGFSLCMTCIPTFTEMLICAHENGFEDSLSTLGLVSGLFSAVWSAGMFFGPTIGGFMTQKLNFEWGAGFQGGITFIAAFLLLLFLIKEEMCKSRFWKISMAECIFYSGEKSPLLCSSSETSV, encoded by the exons ATGTCTCTCTCGAAGATGAGTCGACAACAGCTATTTACTTTAATTGCAATGGCATCCATAAACTTCAGCTCAATGATATGCTATTCAATATTAGGACCATTTTTCCCACCTGAA GCAGAGAGAAAAGGAGTAAGCCAAGCAATAATTGGGTTAATATTTGGATGCTATGCCTTCTTCACTTTGGTTGGATCACTGATTTTGGGGAAATAT ATTGTGCAAATCGGGGCTAAATGTATGATAATTGCAGGCCTGTTAATTTCAGGCTTAACTACTATAGTCTTTGG ATTTCTAGACAGAGCTCCTGATGGAACCATCTTCATAGTGCTCTGTTTTGTAATAAGGTCTGTTAATGCAGTGGGCTTCGCTGGTGCTGTAACATCCTCTTTTGCTGTATCGGCAAAAGTGTTTCCTGACAATATAGCAACAATACTG ggCTTTATTGAGATTTTTACAGGATTGGGACTCATACTGGGACCACCTTTGGGTGGATGGATATATCATGCATTTGGATATGAAATTCCATTCATTGCTTTGGGAAGTGTCCTGTTTTTGACTGTTCCCTTAATCATGTGGATTTTACCAAACTTTG atgGGGTTGCCTCACAGGGCTCCTTCTTCAAACTGTGCTCACGAGTGAAGATGATGCTCATTTGCTTTGTGGTGTTCACACTGAGCTCAGGAATCGGCTTTTTGGACGCAACTCTGTCAATATTTGCCATGGAAGCG TTTGGTCTAAGTGCTGAATCTGTGGGGCTGCTCATGGTTGGCGTCTCATTACCCTACGGTGCTGCATCCCCTATCCTTGGGATACTGAGTGATAAGTACCCA TTCATCAGAAGGTGGATGATGGCAATAGGAGGAATAGCAACAGCAATTGGCTTTTGCTTACTTGGTCCCATTCCTGTCTTTCACATTGAGAA tgaTCTTTGGCTTACTGTTGTCATGCTGGTGGTCATCGGGTTTTCTCTGTGTATGACCTGCATCCCTACCTTCACTGAGATGCTCATCTGTGCACA tgaaaACGGATTTGAAGATAGCTTAAGCACGCTGGGTTTAGTGTCAGGACTGTTTTCAGCTGTGTGGTCAGCAGG GATGTTCTTCGGCCCTACTATTGGTGGATTTATGACCCAGAAACTGAATTTTGAATGGGGTGCAGGTTTTCAAGGAGGGATCACCTTTATTGCT GCATTTTTACTactgttatttttaatcaaagaaGAAATGTGCAAGTCAAg ATTTTGGAAAATCAGTATGGCTGAATGCATTTTCTACTCTGGAGAAAAATCCCCACTTCTCTGCTCATCTTCAGAAACATCTGTTTGA
- the slc18b1 gene encoding MFS-type transporter SLC18B1 isoform X2: MSLSKMSRQQLFTLIAMASINFSSMICYSILGPFFPPEAERKGVSQAIIGLIFGCYAFFTLVGSLILGKYIVQIGAKCMIIAGLLISGLTTIVFGSVNAVGFAGAVTSSFAVSAKVFPDNIATILGFIEIFTGLGLILGPPLGGWIYHAFGYEIPFIALGSVLFLTVPLIMWILPNFDGVASQGSFFKLCSRVKMMLICFVVFTLSSGIGFLDATLSIFAMEAFGLSAESVGLLMVGVSLPYGAASPILGILSDKYPFIRRWMMAIGGIATAIGFCLLGPIPVFHIENDLWLTVVMLVVIGFSLCMTCIPTFTEMLICAHENGFEDSLSTLGLVSGLFSAVWSAGMFFGPTIGGFMTQKLNFEWGAGFQGGITFIAAFLLLLFLIKEEMCKSRFWKISMAECIFYSGEKSPLLCSSSETSV, from the exons ATGTCTCTCTCGAAGATGAGTCGACAACAGCTATTTACTTTAATTGCAATGGCATCCATAAACTTCAGCTCAATGATATGCTATTCAATATTAGGACCATTTTTCCCACCTGAA GCAGAGAGAAAAGGAGTAAGCCAAGCAATAATTGGGTTAATATTTGGATGCTATGCCTTCTTCACTTTGGTTGGATCACTGATTTTGGGGAAATAT ATTGTGCAAATCGGGGCTAAATGTATGATAATTGCAGGCCTGTTAATTTCAGGCTTAACTACTATAGTCTTTGG GTCTGTTAATGCAGTGGGCTTCGCTGGTGCTGTAACATCCTCTTTTGCTGTATCGGCAAAAGTGTTTCCTGACAATATAGCAACAATACTG ggCTTTATTGAGATTTTTACAGGATTGGGACTCATACTGGGACCACCTTTGGGTGGATGGATATATCATGCATTTGGATATGAAATTCCATTCATTGCTTTGGGAAGTGTCCTGTTTTTGACTGTTCCCTTAATCATGTGGATTTTACCAAACTTTG atgGGGTTGCCTCACAGGGCTCCTTCTTCAAACTGTGCTCACGAGTGAAGATGATGCTCATTTGCTTTGTGGTGTTCACACTGAGCTCAGGAATCGGCTTTTTGGACGCAACTCTGTCAATATTTGCCATGGAAGCG TTTGGTCTAAGTGCTGAATCTGTGGGGCTGCTCATGGTTGGCGTCTCATTACCCTACGGTGCTGCATCCCCTATCCTTGGGATACTGAGTGATAAGTACCCA TTCATCAGAAGGTGGATGATGGCAATAGGAGGAATAGCAACAGCAATTGGCTTTTGCTTACTTGGTCCCATTCCTGTCTTTCACATTGAGAA tgaTCTTTGGCTTACTGTTGTCATGCTGGTGGTCATCGGGTTTTCTCTGTGTATGACCTGCATCCCTACCTTCACTGAGATGCTCATCTGTGCACA tgaaaACGGATTTGAAGATAGCTTAAGCACGCTGGGTTTAGTGTCAGGACTGTTTTCAGCTGTGTGGTCAGCAGG GATGTTCTTCGGCCCTACTATTGGTGGATTTATGACCCAGAAACTGAATTTTGAATGGGGTGCAGGTTTTCAAGGAGGGATCACCTTTATTGCT GCATTTTTACTactgttatttttaatcaaagaaGAAATGTGCAAGTCAAg ATTTTGGAAAATCAGTATGGCTGAATGCATTTTCTACTCTGGAGAAAAATCCCCACTTCTCTGCTCATCTTCAGAAACATCTGTTTGA